The following coding sequences are from one Augochlora pura isolate Apur16 chromosome 6, APUR_v2.2.1, whole genome shotgun sequence window:
- the LOC144471053 gene encoding CXXC motif containing zinc binding protein: MVKIALQIKTEMENVEELKPSGPGFRWYLKLNCSNCREGTDKWNYLSLSETVAAPKGHSISHYMSKCKLCSRTNNITILEDSVKPYVAREEEDFQTIAVFDCRGLEPCDFWPREGWTIKSIEGGTEFTDVDLTEGEWGEYCQKIEKSIWIYEIEFRLEKIK, translated from the coding sequence ATGGTGAAGATCGCATTGcaaataaaaactgaaatgGAGAACGTGGAGGAACTGAAACCCTCTGGTCCTGGGTTCCGTTGGTATTTGAAGctaaattgttcaaattgtCGCGAGGGAACCGACAAATGGAATTACTTGTCTTTGAGCGAGACTGTTGCAGCTCCGAAAGGGCATAGCATTAGCCATTACATGAGCAAATGCAAGCTCTGTTCTCGCACGAACAATATAACGATTCTGGAAGATTCTGTGAAACCATACGTCGCGCGCGAGGAAGAAGATTTTCAGACCATAGCCGTGTTCGATTGTAGAGGTCTTGAACCCTGCGATTTCTGGCCGCGGGAAGGATGGACCATAAAGTCGATCGAGGGTGGTACGGAATTCACGGATGTGGATTTGACGGAAGGCGAATGGGGCGAATACTGCCAGAAGATTGAGAAATCTATATGGATCTATGAAATCGAGTTCAGGctggaaaaaattaaataa